The nucleotide window CCTTGCCGGAAGAATCGTCCCACGTTCCTTTAGGTGTTTTGAACTGATAGTCCTGCTTCGAGTTGTTCGTGCAGTAGTAGCCAGCTTCACGCAGGTACACAGGAAACGGCTTGATCAAATCGGGCAGCGTCGCCGTGCAGCGCATATGCTGCGTGCCAAGCGAGGTCTGATACATGCCAGTGATAATGCCGCTACGGCACGGAGCACACACGCCAGCGGTGGTGAACGTGTTGGTATACCGTACCCCTTCGGTCGCCAGCTGATCGATGTTCGGCGTGATCGCCTGCGTGTCGCCAAAACAGCCGATATGCGGGCTAATGTCTTCACACGACAGCCAAACGATATTGGGCCGCTGATCGGCAGCAAAGGTCGAACCGACAAAAGTAACACACGACAGGACGAGCGCAGGTACAATTCTCACAATGCTCTCCGTTGAGCGGTGGGGTTCAGGCGGGGGATTCGCAGCGACTGCAGACCGATCAGGCCAGCTTCTCTTTCAGCCAAGCCAGGTCCCGCTTCATCGCTGCAATGTGGTTGGATACCTGCTTCGCCTCTTCGCCATGCAGGTACTCGACATGCAGCGAAATCGGCCCGTTGTACTGGCTCGCTTTGAGCAGTTTCCAGAACTCGCCAGGCAGTTCTCCTTCGGTGACCGAGCACCAATCGGCACGACCCTTGTTCCCTTTGAAGTCCTTGATGTAGACCGAACCGAGATGCGACTGAACCAGGTTCCATTGAATCGGCCACGACGTGTTCCCCTCGACCCGGGCATGGCCGATATCGAACGCCATCGACACCACCTTCGGATCGTACTGCCGTACTAGCGACATGATGTCCCAGATCGGAGCGCCCACGTAGTGGCTACCAGAGTGGTTCTGGTAGACGGCCTGAATACCGATCGCTTCGTTCATCGCGGCCAGGTCTTTCAGCTTCGCCCCGGCTTCACGCAGTTGGCGGACAACCGGCTTCTTCAGGTCATACTGATAGTACGACATGCGATACCGTGGGATGCCCAGTTCTTTGGCCACCTTCAGCGTCTCTTCCGCGTTAGGCGAGTCGACGCTGTTGATGCTGGACGTCAGAATGTCGATCGTCAGTCCCTGCTTCTTCAAGGCTTCCACGAACTTCGGCAATTCTTCCGCGACATTCTCCGGCTCGATATG belongs to Blastopirellula marina and includes:
- a CDS encoding sugar phosphate isomerase/epimerase family protein, encoding MHAMNRRQMLQGSLAAAAAVGLGGTAAAQDAAPSRWKLITFTKFLQPLSYDEMAQQIAEIGFDGIEAPIRTGGHIEPENVAEELPKFVEALKKQGLTIDILTSSINSVDSPNAEETLKVAKELGIPRYRMSYYQYDLKKPVVRQLREAGAKLKDLAAMNEAIGIQAVYQNHSGSHYVGAPIWDIMSLVRQYDPKVVSMAFDIGHARVEGNTSWPIQWNLVQSHLGSVYIKDFKGNKGRADWCSVTEGELPGEFWKLLKASQYNGPISLHVEYLHGEEAKQVSNHIAAMKRDLAWLKEKLA